The genomic segment GTGAAAGCGCGCACCGCCCCCATGCGGCCGGGCAGGGGGGCGGGAGGCGCGGCGCCACGCGGCGGACGCTCCAACGGGTTTCGATCCAGGCCACCATGCCATCTTCGACGGTCCCACTGGTCGTGGGCTATGTGCCGGGCCGCACCGAGCGGGCTCGCATCGCGGGCGCGCTCCGGGGACGCGCCCGCGTGCAGTGGGCGGAGTCGATGGCCGAGCTGCGCAGCACGGTGCGCCGGCACCGGGGGCCGATCGCAGCGGTGTTCGTGGCGCCGCGGGACGCCACCGGCGCCACGGCCGGCCCCGTGGTGCGCGACCTGGCTACCGTGGCCCCCAACGTGCCGGTCATCGCCTATTGCCGCACGGGCATCGAACACTCGCGGGACATCCGGGCCCTGGCCGCGGCGGGCGTGCACGAATTCCTGTTCGTGGGGGTGGACGACGCCGGGGCCGCGGTGCGTACGGTGCTGGCGTCGGCCCAGCGCGCCTGCGCGGTCGAGGCGGTGCTGGCCGCGCTGCGGCCGCGAATCCCCGAATCGCTGCATCCCCTGGCGGAGTACGGCGTGGCCCATCCCGACCATGCGCGGAGCGTGGCGGCGATGGCCGCCATGCTGGGCGTGCACCGCAAGACCCTGTTCAACCACTGCCGGCGGGCGGGCGCACCCGCGCCCGCGGAGTTGCTCACCTGGTGTCGCCTGCTGCTGGCGGCGCACATGCTGGCGACCACGGCGAGCACGGTGGAAGCGGTGGCCATGGACCTGGAATTTCCCTCCGATACCGCGCTCCGCAACACGATGAAGCGGTACACCGGCCAGCGGGCCAGCGATGTGCGCCGCCGCGGCGGCTTGTCGTACGTGCTGGGGGAATTCTCCAATCGTATGAAAGAAACCTCGGCCAGACCCGCCGACGCACCCAGCAACTGACCCCCTCGGGGGTTCCCGGAGTTGGTCGGCGGTTGCGAGCGGGCCGCCCAATGCATGGGTGCGTTGCTCCCTGTGTAACCCTCCTGGGTGGTTCCCGCGGTAGATTCTCGTCGCGTCGGCCCTGCGGGCAGCACCCCAGGTTCCCCCGGGTGCGCGCAGAGCCGCGGAACTTACCCCATGAAGCAACGTTCGACGCCCCGCCAGAACGCCCCCCCGGCGCCCACGGTACTCGTGATCGGCCGTGTTCGCGCGCGGGTGTCTGCCATACAGCGCCTGCTGGAGCGGTACGGATTGCCCACGGTCACCCTGGCCTGGAAAGCCACGGCCTCCGGGCTCTGGCGCTTGGGCGCGTTGCCGCCCGATGCGGTGGTGGTGGACGTTGCGCCGCCAGTCACGGCCGATCACATCGAGGTGCTGCACCGCCTGCGCGACCGCTGGGAGGCGGTGCCGCAGATCGTGGTCACGTCGGGCGCGAACGGGTCGGTGCTCACCAGCCTCCTCGCCGTGGGCGTGGACGACTTCGTGTGCGGCGACAACCGTTCGTCGGAACTTGTGGTGCGGCTTCGACGGCAACTGCGACGCGTATCCCCACGCGCCCTCCCGATGCCGCTCGGCTCCGAAACCGTGGAGTACGACGACATCCGCCGGACCGTTGCGGCAAACGGGCGGCGCATCACGCTCACATCACGCGAGTTCGAGGTGTTCCGCTGCCTCGTGGACAACGCCGATACCCTGCTCTCCAGAGAAGAGATCCTGGAGCGCGTGTGGGGGAAGAGCCACGATCAACTGGGCGCTTCCGGCATCGTCGGTGTGTACGTGCTGTACTTGCGGCGGAAGCTCGCCAAGCTGGGACTCGCCCACGCACTCCGTACGG from the Gemmatimonadaceae bacterium genome contains:
- a CDS encoding AraC family transcriptional regulator, translating into MPSSTVPLVVGYVPGRTERARIAGALRGRARVQWAESMAELRSTVRRHRGPIAAVFVAPRDATGATAGPVVRDLATVAPNVPVIAYCRTGIEHSRDIRALAAAGVHEFLFVGVDDAGAAVRTVLASAQRACAVEAVLAALRPRIPESLHPLAEYGVAHPDHARSVAAMAAMLGVHRKTLFNHCRRAGAPAPAELLTWCRLLLAAHMLATTASTVEAVAMDLEFPSDTALRNTMKRYTGQRASDVRRRGGLSYVLGEFSNRMKETSARPADAPSN
- a CDS encoding DNA-binding response regulator — protein: MKQRSTPRQNAPPAPTVLVIGRVRARVSAIQRLLERYGLPTVTLAWKATASGLWRLGALPPDAVVVDVAPPVTADHIEVLHRLRDRWEAVPQIVVTSGANGSVLTSLLAVGVDDFVCGDNRSSELVVRLRRQLRRVSPRALPMPLGSETVEYDDIRRTVAANGRRITLTSREFEVFRCLVDNADTLLSREEILERVWGKSHDQLGASGIVGVYVLYLRRKLAKLGLAHALRTVKGKGYAFLAPSSYWTSVPSSATASPSASLGLGNGDLHASSTGRARGASNDDLDVPAQPEEHADQPVRREAL